Sequence from the Rhizobium sp. TH2 genome:
AAATGCCGAGCAACCGCTCGACGGATGACAGCGCGACATGGGCGAGTTCGCCCTCGCCGAACATATCGGCGGCCATCGAGCCTTCGAGCCAGAGCCCGTCCATCAGTCCGTTGATGGCGATGGCGAGATAGCGCAGTTCTCCCGGCGCGAGCTTGCGGCCGGTCTCTTCGAGTGCGGCACCGATATGCGCCTCGAGCTTGTCGCGGAAGGCGAGATAGCCCTCGCGATGAATGGCGGCCAGCGCCTCGTCCACCGTGATCTGCGAGATGAAGGTCGCCCAGAGCGACAGGTTGCGCGGATCGATGATAGGCGGCTTGAAATTCGCAATGACGAAAATCCTGAGCCGGCTGACGGCATCCGTGCCGAGTTCCTCGGCGGCGTCGTTTGCTGTCTCGAACATGGTGTTCATGATCGCGCGATAGGCGGCCTGGAACATCAGTTCCTTGCTGACGAAATAGTGGCGGATCAGGCCAGGCGTCACGCCGGCGCGATCGGCGATCTCGCGCACGGTCGCACCCTGGATCCCGGATTCGGCGATCGCATCCAGCGTCGCGGCGATCAGGTCCTGACGCCGCACTTCTACGCTCTCATGATGGAAGGACCGCCGCGTCATATCAGGCTGCCCTGAGCACGGGACGGGTAAGGCAGGTCGGGCCGCCCTCGCAGGCGATGCAGAGCGCATCGGCCTCGAAGGTCTCGACGACGCAGCCCTCGGCTTCCATGGCCGCCTTGGTCAGCGGGAAGCCGTCGACCATGATCACGTGCTTGGGCGAGGTCGGCAGGACATTGAGGTTGAGGCCGTTCGAAGCGGCGAATTCCTCGGCGGGCGCAACGATCATGCGGATGCCGCGTTCCTTGAGCAGCATGTAGAAAGCAGCCGGCAGCAGCGGTGCATGGACCAGAGCAAGGTCATCGGCCAGCGGCGAGATCACGCTCATCAGGTGCAGACAGGCTTCCTCGCCCTGCCAGAGCGGCAGGTCGAAGC
This genomic interval carries:
- a CDS encoding TetR family transcriptional regulator C-terminal domain-containing protein, with protein sequence MTRRSFHHESVEVRRQDLIAATLDAIAESGIQGATVREIADRAGVTPGLIRHYFVSKELMFQAAYRAIMNTMFETANDAAEELGTDAVSRLRIFVIANFKPPIIDPRNLSLWATFISQITVDEALAAIHREGYLAFRDKLEAHIGAALEETGRKLAPGELRYLAIAINGLMDGLWLEGSMAADMFGEGELAHVALSSVERLLGISLAEKK